A genome region from Sciurus carolinensis chromosome 19, mSciCar1.2, whole genome shotgun sequence includes the following:
- the Fancd2os gene encoding FANCD2 opposite strand protein → MAGYQLWSPWTPLDESFQWLRHTTPTPSSKHPFRASPCFPHTPSDLEVQLCFQEVTLVLDSPFLETGVSPKLPCHTSELRTMSNKKGLVRKPQPIRLSGVDSVFGRVITAQPPKWTGTFRVSDKSAFCKIISREHQWPTGLKEPQIQMTVTMCKQMLRSILLLYATYKKCTFALQHSK, encoded by the coding sequence ATGGCAGGATACCAGCTCTGGTCACCATGGACCCCACTGGATGAGAGCTTCCAATGGCTGCGACACACAACACCTACTCCTTCCTCCAAGCACCCCTTTAGGGCCTCCCCCTGCTTTCCACACACCCCTTCCGACCTTGAAGTGCAGCTGTGCTTTCAAGAGGTCACTCTAGTCCTAGACAGCCCATTCCTGGAAACTGGAGTGAGTCCCAAGTTACCCTGCCACACGTCAGAGCTCCGAACCATGAGCAACAAGAAAGGACTGGTCAGGAAGCCCCAGCCCATCCGCCTCAGTGGAGTGGATTCTGTCTTTGGCAGGGTCATCACGGCTCAGCCACCCAAGTGGACTGGGACCTTCAGAGTTTCAGACAAGTCAGCGTTCTGCAAAATTATCAGTAGGGAGCACCAGTGGCCTACTGGACTTAAGGAGCCTCAGATTCAGATGACAGTGACTATGTGCAAACAGATGCTGCGCTCCATCCTCCTGCTGTATGCAACGTACAAGAAGTGCACCTTTGCCTTGCAACACTCCAAGTAA